CCCCCCCaccacctccatctcctctccactgacCGGCCCTGTGGCAGACCCCAGTGTGTCTCTGCTACTGGGGGTGGTCAAACTAGTCTGGTGGAGGCAGCCGTGGTGTTCTATACACCCTGAATGGTTTGGTAAGGGTTAATGTTACGTTCCCACCTCCCACTTCCAGTTAGTTTGGTCTCACATCAACAGGGTGTTTACTTGTTCTATCTCCATTGGTTTTTCCTCCACTGGAAGAGGAAGTGGTGGTCCTTTTTCTGTCATTCTGCGCCGCCGCTGTTTTTTTCTCTGCCAGCCAGACTGCCTCTTGTCTGTCCTGTGTTGCGATAACTTGTCCCTCCCCCTCTAGGCCCAGTGGGTTCAGGAGACTAGGCCACGTGGACTAACGCTTactgctctgtcctctcctctacagaCCCGtgaagagaggaagatggaggccATCCTGCAGGCCTTTGCCCGcatggagaagagggagaagaggcggGAGCAGGCCCTGGAGAAGATTGGCACCAAGTCAGAGGGGGGCATCAAGGAGGAGCCCCCTGCCACCCCCGAGGCCGACATGCAGTCTCCTGGTATCATGACGGTAAGTGATAGTTGCCTCAACAAGTTCTTTATGCCTGCACTCACCAGGTCGTTAGTATTAAAAGAGGATGTTGTCAATAATCTGAAGGGTTAGCTAATGGTGACTATAAACCCATCCAAAACTATGCTACTGTACTCTATCCTAAACCTGTCTCTCCCAGCCCCTgctagaggtgaaggaggagCCGGGTCTCAACAAGCCCACGCCGGCCAAGCTGCGAGGCAGCAAGCAGAGGAAGAGCTTCTCGCGGAGCCGCACCCACATTGGGCAGCAGCGGCGGCGAGCGCGCACCATCAGCACCTGCTCTGACATACCTCCCGGCTCGCCTGGGGAACTCCTGGACCCCCTGGCCAATGACGGCCCAGACATAGAGGCCTCCAGGGACCCCGAGCCAGAGGCCCTCTCCTCCCATGCCCCCGACACCAGCCCCCCTTACAGTGGCTCCCCGGCCCCTGACAGAAACCGCTCCGGGCAGAAGTACCCCAAAACTAAAAAGGTATCCTAGCCACGGCTCAGTGCTCACCCCTAAACACGACTAGTCACTATTCTATTTAGACTTATAGGAATGTTCTATTCCTTCTAGTGAAATGTTACTCAATACTATAGTCAAATGCAGTGTGCTTCTGACTAaagcgctctctctgtctctctacagcaCTTAGTGAGTGAGTGGTGCGTCGACAAGCAGGAGCGGTCATTGCGGACCCCAGAGCCGGCCCCGGAGAGGCCCCTGAGGATCAGCAGCGACCCGGAGGTGCTGGCCACCCAGCTCAACGCCCTACCCGGCATGGGCCCCAGCCCGCACGTCTATAGCACGCCCAAACACTACGTCCGCTTCTCCTCGCCCTTCCTGGCCAACCGCAGCCCCACCACCCCTGGGGTGCCCACCGGACGCCGGCGTTCCCGCGAGCTGCCTGACACGCCGCCCACCTCAGGCTCCTGCAAGAAGGTATGTTGTTCACCACCCCGCAGGGGATTGGAGAGAGTGTTAGCTGTCAGGTATAGCTGCAGGGTAGAAAGGCAgactgacagtgttaccagcagagggacagactgacagtgttaccagcagagggacagactgacagtgttaccagcagagggacagactgacagtgttaccagcagagggacagactgacagtgttaccagcagagggacagactgacagtgttaccagcagagggacagactgacagtgttaccagcagagggacagactgacagtgttaccagcagagggacagactgacagtgttaccagcagagggacagactgacagtgttaccagcagagggacagactgacagtgttaccagcagagggacagactgacagtgttaccagcagaGGGACAGACTGAGTGTTACAGTGTTACCAGCAGAGGGACAgactgacagtgttaccagcagagggacagactgacagtgttacagtgtgttacCAGCAGAGGGACAgactgacagtgttaccagcagagggacagactggcagTGTTACCAGcagagggacagactggcagTGTTACCAGCAGAGGGACAgactgacagtgttaccagcagagggacagactgacagtgttaccagcagaGGGACAGTATTATTGTCAGTAACAGATACTTAGGTTTTCTAAGATGTAGCTGCCTTGGAGATTAGTGAATGTGATTTGTATTTGTGGTTGATGTGTCTaagtcctctccctccctcttctcctcacaGCGCTGGCTGAAGCAGGCTCTAGAGGAGGagaccaccacccctccacccagcAGCGGCCGGCCCACCCTGGTCATGCCTAGCGAGGGCCCTCTCAGCCCTCCTATCAACGGGGACTCTGACAGCCCCCTCCCCTACAACGGCAGCTGCACCTTGCCAGGTGAGGACTCTGGTGAGGACTCAGGAATGTGTTTCTCATCACTTAGAAGGAACATAAGTCTTGTATGCAAGTGTCTGTTTTTTGCATGTGAgtaacccttcctctctgtgtatgtgtcatACAGAGTTGCCCACTCCTCTGAAGAAGCGACGCCTGGGACTGTGTCCACTGGACGCCTGCATGTCAGAGAGCTCCACCCCCTACGGCTCTCCCTGCGCCACGCCAACCCGGGCCGACCTATCAGAGACGCCGGGTACACCCCTGCTGCTGGCCACGCCACCCCGCGTCACCCGTATGGAGGAGCCGAGCCCCGAGGCTCTACCAagcactcctacacacacactcagtgccCCGCAGGAAGtaagacacacactctcacctacaaacacacacacacactcatagaggGAAGTGAACGATGTGTTAATATCTCTGTTCCTGTGTCCACAGAGCGAGTCTTCCCTGGACAGCTCACCAGAGGGCAGTCGCAGACCCAGCCCCCAAGAGGCTGAGCGGCCACCTTCGCTGCTCTCCTCCCCCTGTGTAGCAGTCAGGGCCCCCAGTCTGGAGGTGTTGCCCCCCCACGAGGCCAAGATCAGCGCCCCCCTGAGCCCCCAGCCCCCCACCGCCGAGTCCCAGGActgtgggggagaggaggggccaGAGACCGGGGCTGAGGGCAGCAGCGAGGCCCCCCCCACAGACCcagcctcttcctccctcctctccccctggaTGAAGAGTCCAGAGAGAGTGGGTCTGTCAGGGCCAGGGGGTCTGTCCTTCTCCCCCATCAACTCTAACCTGAGGGACCTTACCCCCTCACACACCCTGGAGCCCATCTTGGCCTTCAGGCCTGAGGCTGTGGCTGGTGTTGTGACTGTACCAGTACCCTTGGCAGCAGGACCCTTCACAGAGGCTGCAGGGTCTCTCTTCTACCCCTGCCCTGAGGAGGGGGGAACGCTGGCCTTCTCTCGCTCACTAAGTGGAGACAGCACCGGAGAGGGAGGGTCAGGACAGAATCCCCCACAGAAGAAAAAGGCGAGTTGCTATATTCTCTATTCAGCCTGCCCATTCAAGCTATTTTAAGGTTCCTGGACTGATAAAGGTATGTCTGTTTTTGTGTGATGtcatgtgttttcccaggtgtctTTGCTGGAGTACAGGAAACGTCAGCGCGAGGCGCGGCGCAGCGGCTCCAAAATGGAATGCGGCTCGCCTGTCTCGACAACACCTACCCTGGTGGAGATGTTCCCTCTGCCCATGGAGACCACCCAAGAGCCTCCACCCCTGGCTCCGGCCCAAGCTCCAGTGGCCCCTGCTGCAGTGGCCCCCACCCCGCCTGAGCCAAATACCCCTCAGCCCAGCGAGGACACAGAGCCCCCTGTCGAGGGGGAGAGtgatgggggagagggacagtGGACCTCGTCCACCTCGGTGGAGCAGGCAAGAGAGCGTGGCTACCACAGAGCCCTGTCGCTTAGTGACCACAGCAAGGacaaaggtacacacacacacacacacacacaccacttggaCATAACTTCTTTACTGATGATAGTTTAATTGTAATAATGTGTGCTTGTTTCAGATGGAGAGACCGAGGGCAGTGAGGCCCCAGTCAGAGATGGTTTATCTCCTAGCCTGCAGAGGACCCCAACCCACACGGTAAGAAACATTCTGCTTTCTGGCTCAAACAGTAGTGTGAAGTACATGCTGCTGCCAAGCACAGCCATCACACAGCCTATAGTGTAGGTCAGGGGTCAGCAACATGATCCAAACCGTCAAAGTTTTGATTTTAGTTTTCGGTCTGTAAAAttcaggaaatctgttcccaagtattcccacaaagAATAAGACATGAtggtgtctcaatgtaatcaaggtatgacaTGATTGTTcttttcaaatacaatctctttttGTAGTCAGTTTGCATTCGTTCCAACAAAGATCCTCCCGCGGCTGAATGTAGTTGCCTACCCCTGATGTAGGCTGTTATTGTTCATGACTTACCCGTtccctcgctcagtctctctctcctccctagcCGTGTTCTCCTGGCCCCAGCAGCCCGTCCCAGCCTGGCAGTTGcccagtgaaggaggaggagagtgacAGCCGGCCTCGGACCCCCTCCCAGGCCGCCCCACAGCAGCCCAGCAAGCCTGCCGTACCCAAGACATCCCCCCTGACCCCCACCAAGCTACACCCTGCTGCCCCCTCACTCCTCCACTCGCCCAACCCCCAGGCTCAGGGCTCCCCTTACCGCAGCCAGAGGGCCTTCCTCTTTGCTCCTCCTCAGTCCCAGCCACAGGCTCAACCAGGGCTGCCCCTCTTCTCCCAGTACAGCCCACAGTCcgctccacctccccctcctccaccagcACCTCCAGCCTCAGCGGCCTACTTCCCCAGCCAGTCAGCCTCCACCGTGGGATCCTTCCCTGGGTTCAAGCCTTCCGTGACGTCGCCATTCCCCCCTGGTGCCCAGCCCCTCCTGCAGACTCTTCCTCCCCACACCCTGCACTACCAGAGCTCTaccactccccctcctcctccccctcccccaccacaaCACCCTGGTCCCAGCCCGGCCCTGCTACACGTTAACCTGCAGCCTCCTCCTGTCCAGCAGCACCAGCTCCTCCTGACCACAGCCCcccagtcctccctccctcctcctccgccCCCTCCCCCACAGGGCCAGACCCACCAGCTGCAGCAGCCCAGTGCCAGCACCCTCCTGTCACTCAACCAGGGCTTGCCTcttcctccacccccaccccctcctcttgCCTCCTCCACTGGTGTCCCCATGCAAGTGCAGGCCCCTCACCACTTTCAGAACTTGGGGGGCTTTCCAACCCCGCTGGTGCCCCCGCTGGTGCCCCCCTCCACCTACCCCCCGCCCCACCAGCAGACTGGActgcccccccctcctccccctccccagcaGCAAACTCAGCCGGCCCAGGCCGTGCCCACCGCCACTCAGATGCCCAGCGGAACACGCGGGGCCACTGCGTCCCCTGCCCCCTTTCACAACGCTGGGTACCTGGGCACGGGGTGGCACTGACCGCCTCCATGCAGGCCTCCACCTTGGCCCTGCCAGCCCCTGTGAACTCACTCTGAGAGGAGCTTGACAGACAGCGGAACACAACAAGCAACAAAAGCTGTAAATATTTTCTATGTACCTGAACACATGGCCAATGGAAAAACAGGAGAACGTGGGATAAAGGGGTGCTTTTTAAAGGACAAACTGAAAACAAGGACCGTGAAACAATCTTATTAAGAGACTTTGTGTTTGAAATGAAGATGGACGATTCCCCCGGTgctcatcccactctctctccgaCGTCCCTCCCTCTGTTTTGTTTTGAATTTCCCTCCTGTGGCGGAGAGAGTGCCTGACCGTCTGACCGTCTCTGTCTGTTTTGGACTTCTATTGTAAGGTCCTGCACTTTCTGTATCAATGTACATTCCAGCCTCCACCCCCCTTCGTCAGTTAGTCCGCCTTTCACTTCTACTTCTCTTTGTCTATTGTCTGCTCTTCTACACCGTTTATTCCTTTTATCTAGTGGCTCATTATAGCAAACAGAAAGCTTTTTGTAAAGATAAAAAAATacagaattattatttttattcctCTGTGTAACAAATATCTGTGCACCGCTGCAGTGATTCAGAAAATGCTGTTCTGGGAGCCCGCTTCACTGCCCCAGGAGACTGcactcgtgtgtgtgtgaggaggtgtatggactgtatgtgtgtgtctgtcctgtgTGGGAGAAAGGGAAGTGATAGACAGTAAGAGTGATGGTGTGAAACGAGTGCAGTAGTCCTCTGTGGTAGCCAGAGTGAGGTCTCACCCGTAGGTAGGACGTTAGCGGTTTATTTTTGAATATCAATGGTTATTTGTAGAAATTGTAATTTAATGTATAGGTGGTTCCTCCAGCTTCCTCCGGAAACAGGTTGTATATATCTGCTTCTTTTCTTTCCTATGCTTGTACAATTGGCTCCCATCCCATTTTGGAATATGGTTGTAAATACGAGCGCTCTTCTTGGCAAAGATGAATGTTTCTGTGACCGTAGCACTTTTTTCTTTTGTTCTTCCACTCTGGACTATTCAGTGTAGTCTTTTTTAttatttgtgtgtgagtgtatgtttgtgcagaggagagagactcaAACACTGCACTGGTTGGCTATTTTCATGGTTCATTATAATAAATCACTGTAATGACAGTTTTATACCACTGGTGGTGttgtctgtatgttctgtctgtctgggagaaGGAAGGCTGATATGTTGGCATCACTTTCAAACGGTTTGACGGATGCCTTCTACCTGACGTGGTCCTTgttatccgggatccttgggacgtccctactcCATAGAAGTTACCGTTGAAAATGGTCAAGGAAAGGGTTAGGTAAGGACTATGGTTATgtttagggtagggatgtcccaaggaacCCCGGATAGCACTAACCTACCTGACAAGCCACCAGCAAGCTGCCTGTCGCCTGCAAATAAAACTCCTGTGAAAAGTCGTGGTTGGATGCTGTCGGACAACTTCACCATATCATGGAACCATAGAGACCTGAACCATCTTCAGCATGTCCCCTGAGAATTCCTTTAGAGTGGATTACCTTTCAGGTGTAAGGAACGTGTACCATCATGCCAGCAACAGATATGCCCATTAATGAATATTTCTTTAGTGGTTGCC
This Oncorhynchus clarkii lewisi isolate Uvic-CL-2024 chromosome 21, UVic_Ocla_1.0, whole genome shotgun sequence DNA region includes the following protein-coding sequences:
- the LOC139378514 gene encoding inactive histone-lysine N-methyltransferase 2E-like isoform X12; this encodes MSIVIPVGVDTADTSYLEMAAGSEPESVEASPVVVEKSSYPHQIYSISSHHSHSYIGLPYADHNYGARPPPTPPASPPPSMLIRPGEGLFVPGGLQDEASRGTTLSTSEDGSYGADITRCICGFTHDDGYMICCDKCSVWQHIDCMGIDRQHIPETYLCERCQPRILDRDRAIVLQTRKRENMSDGDTSATESGDEVPLELYTAFQHTPTSITLTTGRLAGNKQADKKRKRSGDKEPVATSARAKKAFREGSRKSSRVKGGAPEMEPGEHPSLWENKMKAWMEAYEDAGSNQYSEDVQILLRVKEAGDGKTLAYNTHTATFKPPVESQVQKNKKILKAVRDLAPDSLIIEYRGKFMLRQQFEANGCFFKRPYPFVLFYSKFDGLEMCVDARSFGNEARFIRRSCTPNSEVRHVIEDGMLHLYIYSLRSISKGTEITIGFDYDYGCCKYKVDCACVRGNPECPVLKYNLEPTENLEASSRRRGRKDKEPMMQRGDHLDLGQNQNMTLDCDGRTKGLGADGKQRKLSPLRLSISNNQDPTELEGVEDQPDNSVSSEVEMESEETIAERKRKMTREERKMEAILQAFARMEKREKRREQALEKIGTKSEGGIKEEPPATPEADMQSPGIMTPLLEVKEEPGLNKPTPAKLRGSKQRKSFSRSRTHIGQQRRRARTISTCSDIPPGSPGELLDPLANDGPDIEASRDPEPEALSSHAPDTSPPYSGSPAPDRNRSGQKYPKTKKHLVSEWCVDKQERSLRTPEPAPERPLRISSDPEVLATQLNALPGMGPSPHVYSTPKHYVRFSSPFLANRSPTTPGVPTGRRRSRELPDTPPTSGSCKKRWLKQALEEETTTPPPSSGRPTLVMPSEGPLSPPINGDSDSPLPYNGSCTLPELPTPLKKRRLGLCPLDACMSESSTPYGSPCATPTRADLSETPGTPLLLATPPRVTRMEEPSPEALPSTPTHTLSAPQESESSLDSSPEGSRRPSPQEAERPPSLLSSPCVAVRAPSLEVLPPHEAKISAPLSPQPPTAESQDCGGEEGPETGAEGSSEAPPTDPASSSLLSPWMKSPERVGLSGPGGLSFSPINSNLRDLTPSHTLEPILAFRPEAVAGVVTVPVPLAAGPFTEAAGSLFYPCPEEGGTLAFSRSLSGDSTGEGGSGQNPPQKKKVSLLEYRKRQREARRSGSKMECGSPVSTTPTLVEMFPLPMETTQEPPPLAPAQAPVAPAAVAPTPPEPNTPQPSEDTEPPVEGESDGGEGQWTSSTSVEQARERGYHRALSLSDHSKDKDGETEGSEAPVRDGLSPSLQRTPTHTPCSPGPSSPSQPGSCPVKEEESDSRPRTPSQAAPQQPSKPAVPKTSPLTPTKLHPAAPSLLHSPNPQAQGSPYRSQRAFLFAPPQSQPQAQPGLPLFSQYSPQSAPPPPPPPAPPASAAYFPSQSASTVGSFPGFKPSVTSPFPPGAQPLLQTLPPHTLHYQSSTTPPPPPPPPPQHPGPSPALLHVNLQPPPVQQHQLLLTTAPQSSLPPPPPPPPQGQTHQLQQPSASTLLSLNQGLPLPPPPPPPLASSTGVPMQVQAPHHFQNLGGFPTPLVPPLVPPSTYPPPHQQTGLPPPPPPPQQQTQPAQAVPTATQMPSGTRGATASPAPFHNAGYLGTGWH
- the LOC139378514 gene encoding inactive histone-lysine N-methyltransferase 2E-like isoform X9; this encodes MSIVIPVGVDTADTSYLEMAAGSEPESVEASPVVVEKSSYPHQIYSISSHHSHSYIGLPYADHNYGARPPPTPPASPPPSMLIRPGEGLFVPGGLQDEASRGTTLSTSEDGSYGADITRCICGFTHDDGYMICCDKCSVWQHIDCMGIDRQHIPETYLCERCQPRILDRDRAIVLQTRKRENMSDGDTSATESGDEVPLELYTAFQHTPTSITLTTGRLAGNKQADKKRKRSGDKEPVATSARAKKAFREGSRKSSRVKGGAPEMEPGEHPSLWENKMKAWMEAYEDAGSNQYSEDVQILLRVKEAGDGKTLAYNTHTATFKPPVESQVQKNKKILKAVRDLAPDSLIIEYRGKFMLRQQFEANGCFFKRPYPFVLFYSKFDGLEMCVDARSFGNEARFIRRSCTPNSEVRHVIEDGMLHLYIYSLRSISKGTEITIGFDYDYGCCKYKVDCACVRGNPECPVLKYNLEPTENLEASSRRRGRKDKEPMMQRGDHLDLGQNQNMTLDCDGRTKGLGADGKQRKLSPLRLSISNNQDPTELEGVEDQPDNSVSSEVEMESEETIAERKRKMTREERKMEAILQAFARMEKREKRREQALEKIGTKSEGGIKEEPPATPEADMQSPGIMTPLLEVKEEPGLNKPTPAKLRGSKQRKSFSRSRTHIGQQRRRARTISTCSDIPPGSPGELLDPLANDGPDIEASRDPEPEALSSHAPDTSPPYSGSPAPDRNRSGQKYPKTKKHLVSEWCVDKQERSLRTPEPAPERPLRISSDPEVLATQLNALPGMGPSPHVYSTPKHYVRFSSPFLANRSPTTPGVPTGRRRSRELPDTPPTSGSCKKRWLKQALEEETTTPPPSSGRPTLVMPSEGPLSPPINGDSDSPLPYNGSCTLPGEDSELPTPLKKRRLGLCPLDACMSESSTPYGSPCATPTRADLSETPGTPLLLATPPRVTRMEEPSPEALPSTPTHTLSAPQESESSLDSSPEGSRRPSPQEAERPPSLLSSPCVAVRAPSLEVLPPHEAKISAPLSPQPPTAESQDCGGEEGPETGAEGSSEAPPTDPASSSLLSPWMKSPERVGLSGPGGLSFSPINSNLRDLTPSHTLEPILAFRPEAVAGVVTVPVPLAAGPFTEAAGSLFYPCPEEGGTLAFSRSLSGDSTGEGGSGQNPPQKKKVSLLEYRKRQREARRSGSKMECGSPVSTTPTLVEMFPLPMETTQEPPPLAPAQAPVAPAAVAPTPPEPNTPQPSEDTEPPVEGESDGGEGQWTSSTSVEQARERGYHRALSLSDHSKDKDGETEGSEAPVRDGLSPSLQRTPTHTPCSPGPSSPSQPGSCPVKEEESDSRPRTPSQAAPQQPSKPAVPKTSPLTPTKLHPAAPSLLHSPNPQAQGSPYRSQRAFLFAPPQSQPQAQPGLPLFSQYSPQSAPPPPPPPAPPASAAYFPSQSASTVGSFPGFKPSVTSPFPPGAQPLLQTLPPHTLHYQSSTTPPPPPPPPPQHPGPSPALLHVNLQPPPVQQHQLLLTTAPQSSLPPPPPPPPQGQTHQLQQPSASTLLSLNQGLPLPPPPPPPLASSTGVPMQVQAPHHFQNLGGFPTPLVPPLVPPSTYPPPHQQTGLPPPPPPPQQQTQPAQAVPTATQMPSGTRGATASPAPFHNAGYLGTGWH
- the LOC139378514 gene encoding inactive histone-lysine N-methyltransferase 2E-like isoform X3, whose product is MSIVIPVGVDTADTSYLEMAAGSDRPESVEASPVVVEKSSYPHQIYSISSHHSHSYIGLPYADHNYGARPPPTPPASPPPSMLIRPGEGLFVPGGLQDEASRGTTLSTSEDGSYGADITRCICGFTHDDGYMICCDKCSVWQHIDCMGIDRQHIPETYLCERCQPRILDRDRAIVLQTRKRENMSGIPVCISADGDTSATESGDEVPLELYTAFQHTPTSITLTTGRLAGNKQADKKRKRSGDKEPVATSARAKKAFREGSRKSSRVKGGAPEMEPGEHPSLWENKMKAWMEAYEDAGSNQYSEDVQILLRVKEAGDGKTLAYNTHTATFKPPVESQVQKNKKILKAVRDLAPDSLIIEYRGKFMLRQQFEANGCFFKRPYPFVLFYSKFDGLEMCVDARSFGNEARFIRRSCTPNSEVRHVIEDGMLHLYIYSLRSISKGTEITIGFDYDYGCCKYKVDCACVRGNPECPVLKYNLEPTENLEASSRRRGRKDKEPMMQRGDHLDLGQNQNMTLDCDGRTKGLGADGKQRKLSPLRLSISNNQDPTELEGVEDQPDNSVSSEVEMESEETIAERKRKMASPAEESHLQGVGASSCLGLSKPETREERKMEAILQAFARMEKREKRREQALEKIGTKSEGGIKEEPPATPEADMQSPGIMTPLLEVKEEPGLNKPTPAKLRGSKQRKSFSRSRTHIGQQRRRARTISTCSDIPPGSPGELLDPLANDGPDIEASRDPEPEALSSHAPDTSPPYSGSPAPDRNRSGQKYPKTKKHLVSEWCVDKQERSLRTPEPAPERPLRISSDPEVLATQLNALPGMGPSPHVYSTPKHYVRFSSPFLANRSPTTPGVPTGRRRSRELPDTPPTSGSCKKRWLKQALEEETTTPPPSSGRPTLVMPSEGPLSPPINGDSDSPLPYNGSCTLPGEDSELPTPLKKRRLGLCPLDACMSESSTPYGSPCATPTRADLSETPGTPLLLATPPRVTRMEEPSPEALPSTPTHTLSAPQESESSLDSSPEGSRRPSPQEAERPPSLLSSPCVAVRAPSLEVLPPHEAKISAPLSPQPPTAESQDCGGEEGPETGAEGSSEAPPTDPASSSLLSPWMKSPERVGLSGPGGLSFSPINSNLRDLTPSHTLEPILAFRPEAVAGVVTVPVPLAAGPFTEAAGSLFYPCPEEGGTLAFSRSLSGDSTGEGGSGQNPPQKKKVSLLEYRKRQREARRSGSKMECGSPVSTTPTLVEMFPLPMETTQEPPPLAPAQAPVAPAAVAPTPPEPNTPQPSEDTEPPVEGESDGGEGQWTSSTSVEQARERGYHRALSLSDHSKDKDGETEGSEAPVRDGLSPSLQRTPTHTPCSPGPSSPSQPGSCPVKEEESDSRPRTPSQAAPQQPSKPAVPKTSPLTPTKLHPAAPSLLHSPNPQAQGSPYRSQRAFLFAPPQSQPQAQPGLPLFSQYSPQSAPPPPPPPAPPASAAYFPSQSASTVGSFPGFKPSVTSPFPPGAQPLLQTLPPHTLHYQSSTTPPPPPPPPPQHPGPSPALLHVNLQPPPVQQHQLLLTTAPQSSLPPPPPPPPQGQTHQLQQPSASTLLSLNQGLPLPPPPPPPLASSTGVPMQVQAPHHFQNLGGFPTPLVPPLVPPSTYPPPHQQTGLPPPPPPPQQQTQPAQAVPTATQMPSGTRGATASPAPFHNAGYLGTGWH
- the LOC139378514 gene encoding inactive histone-lysine N-methyltransferase 2E-like isoform X5; this encodes MSIVIPVGVDTADTSYLEMAAGSDRPESVEASPVVVEKSSYPHQIYSISSHHSHSYIGLPYADHNYGARPPPTPPASPPPSMLIRPGEGLFVPGGLQDEASRGTTLSTSEDGSYGADITRCICGFTHDDGYMICCDKCSVWQHIDCMGIDRQHIPETYLCERCQPRILDRDRAIVLQTRKRENMSGEWRDDGDTSATESGDEVPLELYTAFQHTPTSITLTTGRLAGNKQADKKRKRSGDKEPVATSARAKKAFREGSRKSSRVKGGAPEMEPGEHPSLWENKMKAWMEAYEDAGSNQYSEDVQILLRVKEAGDGKTLAYNTHTATFKPPVESQVQKNKKILKAVRDLAPDSLIIEYRGKFMLRQQFEANGCFFKRPYPFVLFYSKFDGLEMCVDARSFGNEARFIRRSCTPNSEVRHVIEDGMLHLYIYSLRSISKGTEITIGFDYDYGCCKYKVDCACVRGNPECPVLKYNLEPTENLEASSRRRGRKDKEPMMQRGDHLDLGQNQNMTLDCDGRTKGLGADGKQRKLSPLRLSISNNQDPTELEGVEDQPDNSVSSEVEMESEETIAERKRKMASPAEESHLQGVGASSCLGLSKPETREERKMEAILQAFARMEKREKRREQALEKIGTKSEGGIKEEPPATPEADMQSPGIMTPLLEVKEEPGLNKPTPAKLRGSKQRKSFSRSRTHIGQQRRRARTISTCSDIPPGSPGELLDPLANDGPDIEASRDPEPEALSSHAPDTSPPYSGSPAPDRNRSGQKYPKTKKHLVSEWCVDKQERSLRTPEPAPERPLRISSDPEVLATQLNALPGMGPSPHVYSTPKHYVRFSSPFLANRSPTTPGVPTGRRRSRELPDTPPTSGSCKKRWLKQALEEETTTPPPSSGRPTLVMPSEGPLSPPINGDSDSPLPYNGSCTLPELPTPLKKRRLGLCPLDACMSESSTPYGSPCATPTRADLSETPGTPLLLATPPRVTRMEEPSPEALPSTPTHTLSAPQESESSLDSSPEGSRRPSPQEAERPPSLLSSPCVAVRAPSLEVLPPHEAKISAPLSPQPPTAESQDCGGEEGPETGAEGSSEAPPTDPASSSLLSPWMKSPERVGLSGPGGLSFSPINSNLRDLTPSHTLEPILAFRPEAVAGVVTVPVPLAAGPFTEAAGSLFYPCPEEGGTLAFSRSLSGDSTGEGGSGQNPPQKKKVSLLEYRKRQREARRSGSKMECGSPVSTTPTLVEMFPLPMETTQEPPPLAPAQAPVAPAAVAPTPPEPNTPQPSEDTEPPVEGESDGGEGQWTSSTSVEQARERGYHRALSLSDHSKDKDGETEGSEAPVRDGLSPSLQRTPTHTPCSPGPSSPSQPGSCPVKEEESDSRPRTPSQAAPQQPSKPAVPKTSPLTPTKLHPAAPSLLHSPNPQAQGSPYRSQRAFLFAPPQSQPQAQPGLPLFSQYSPQSAPPPPPPPAPPASAAYFPSQSASTVGSFPGFKPSVTSPFPPGAQPLLQTLPPHTLHYQSSTTPPPPPPPPPQHPGPSPALLHVNLQPPPVQQHQLLLTTAPQSSLPPPPPPPPQGQTHQLQQPSASTLLSLNQGLPLPPPPPPPLASSTGVPMQVQAPHHFQNLGGFPTPLVPPLVPPSTYPPPHQQTGLPPPPPPPQQQTQPAQAVPTATQMPSGTRGATASPAPFHNAGYLGTGWH